A single region of the Leptospiraceae bacterium genome encodes:
- a CDS encoding c-type cytochrome, translating to MKRVLQIIVVIFVLIGNLNCKKQGNSFIYAGGETTVFDVSLNGFNRISTNVKEMDKILKFNRGNQVFKATWANDGKTPFQGLGPLMNSNSCNGCHFLGGRGKNKAKLETEFHSMAFKFQTDEFDNYGFQIQDKSIDPRKISIEAKIDVTFIEREGRFPDGEKYSLREPKYSFSNWNYAKPKEFSFSPRVAPVIYGMGLLSLIPHEVLESLEDVEDKDKDGISGKINRVFNHRTQQTEIGRFGWKANQPDIHQLIATALLEDLGITSRLFPKQNCSKEEVKCNQAQPFGSEIDPNSFEDLEYYSLLVGVPATRIANESFFAEGKDLFIKIGCASCHKTEFKTGVNSDYPELSRQTIHPYTDLLLHDMGEELSDGFKDGLANGREWRTSPLWGIGLYLSVSQHSNLLHDGRARDIQEAILWHEGESKQAKESYKKLNKSDREKVLKFLQSL from the coding sequence ATGAAGCGCGTTTTACAAATCATCGTTGTCATTTTTGTTTTGATAGGCAATTTAAACTGTAAAAAACAAGGCAATAGTTTTATTTACGCGGGTGGAGAGACTACTGTATTTGATGTTTCCTTGAATGGATTCAATCGTATTTCGACTAACGTAAAAGAAATGGACAAAATTCTCAAGTTCAATCGGGGGAATCAAGTATTTAAAGCTACATGGGCTAATGATGGTAAGACTCCATTCCAGGGTTTGGGTCCTTTGATGAATTCTAATTCGTGCAACGGTTGTCATTTTCTAGGCGGAAGAGGGAAAAATAAAGCCAAGCTAGAAACAGAATTTCATTCCATGGCTTTCAAGTTTCAAACCGATGAATTTGACAATTATGGTTTTCAGATACAAGATAAATCCATAGACCCTCGCAAGATTTCAATCGAAGCAAAGATAGATGTCACATTCATCGAAAGAGAAGGAAGGTTTCCCGATGGGGAAAAATATAGTTTGCGCGAACCCAAGTATTCCTTTTCCAATTGGAATTATGCTAAACCAAAAGAATTTTCCTTTTCTCCGAGAGTTGCTCCTGTGATCTATGGAATGGGTTTACTGAGTTTAATTCCTCACGAAGTTTTAGAATCTTTAGAAGACGTGGAAGATAAAGACAAAGATGGAATTTCTGGAAAAATAAATCGAGTCTTTAATCATAGAACTCAACAAACAGAAATAGGTAGATTTGGATGGAAAGCAAATCAACCCGATATTCATCAACTGATAGCAACTGCTTTGTTAGAAGATTTAGGAATTACATCTAGATTGTTTCCCAAACAAAATTGTTCCAAAGAAGAAGTTAAGTGCAATCAAGCACAACCTTTTGGATCTGAGATTGATCCGAATAGTTTTGAAGATTTAGAATACTATTCGCTTCTAGTTGGAGTGCCCGCTACACGAATTGCAAATGAATCTTTTTTTGCAGAAGGAAAAGATTTGTTTATAAAGATTGGTTGTGCTTCTTGCCATAAGACTGAATTTAAAACAGGGGTTAATTCAGATTATCCAGAACTCTCAAGGCAGACCATTCATCCTTATACAGATCTATTACTCCATGATATGGGCGAAGAATTATCCGATGGATTCAAAGATGGTCTTGCAAATGGAAGAGAATGGAGAACATCTCCTCTTTGGGGAATTGGATTGTATCTTTCCGTGAGCCAGCATTCTAATCTTTTACATGATGGAAGAGCAAGAGACATACAAGAAGCAATTCTATGGCATGAAGGAGAATCTAAACAAGCAAAAGAATCTTATAAGAAACTAAATAAATCGGATAGAGAAAAAGTTTTAAAATTTTTACAGTCTTTATGA